The Streptomyces sp. NBC_00224 genome contains the following window.
GCGCTCGCGGGCCACGGCCCGGGCGGTGGACGCCTCCAGGGAGGCCACGGCCCGGTGGGCGGCCTGCTCGCTGATGTCGATGCCGATGACCTCGCGGCCCGCGCGGGTGAGCACGTCGGCGATGCCGGTGCCCATGGTGCCGAGACCGACCACGGCGACGGTGTTCAGGGGGGTGTCCATCACGGGACTCCAGGGTGAGTGACGACTGAGGAGAGGGCGCACGCGACCGGCATCCGGCTGTCGCGAAGGCGTCAACGAAGACGCGGGTGCGCAGAGCGGCGCACGGCGTGCGGGAGGTGTGTCGTGGTGGTGCTGAGGGCCGACGGACCCGGTCCCGGGGCCACGCCGTGAAACTGCCGAACCGACGAACACTCGCGGTGGCTGCGTCACCAGGCCACCGGAGTTCGCGGGGGGTACCCGCTCACTTGAGATTAACTGGTGAGTAACGAGCGCGCCATAGGGCGGAGGTAAGGAGTCCATGTGATCTGGCTCGCGTCGGGCGCGGCCGCCGTCCGCCTGCGGACCGTGGTGGGTTGCGCGCGCAGTTGCCCGCGCCCCTAGGCATTCAGGGGCGCGGGCAACCGCACGGCCGGCCCGCCACGGCCCGCAGGCGACGCACTCCACCCCCCGCGCCCGCAGACGACGCACTCCCCATACTCCACGCCCCGCGGAGCGCCTACGCTTCCCGCATGGACGAGGAGCTGCGGTCCCTGGCGGATCGGCTGCGGGACGAGGCCAGGGCGTCGGACGCGGTGTCCGCGTACGAGCGGCTGCTCTCGACCCGTGACCAGGACGAGCTGGCGGCGGTGCTCACCGAGCGCGAACGACCCCTGTGGGCGCGGGAGATCGCGGCCTTCCGGCTCGGCTGCGCGGGGGACCGGCGCGCCTTCGAGGCGCTGGTGCTGCTGCTCAACCACCGGGACCCGGAGCGCTGTGTCTCCGCCGCGCACGCCCTGGCCCGGCTCGGCGACCCGCGCACGGCACGCGCGGCGGCCGCGCTCGCCACCAACCAGCTGCGCACCGCGTACGCCCTGCACCCGGTGCGGCTGCTCACCGCACTGCGCGCCCCCGAATCCGTACCGGCGCTGATCACTACCCTGCGGCCGCTGCTCTCGCCCGACACCCCTTACTGGCGGGTGGCGCTTGCCTGTGTGGAGGGGCTGGGTGAGCTGGGTGACAAAAGGGCGGTCGAGGCCCTGGAAACGGCACTGGCCCGCCCCCGCCTGGCCTCGGCCGCAGCCGTGGCACTCAGACGCATCGCGTAGCGCACCTCGGGCACCGCGACCCCGTCCACGACGAAGTCCTCCCCGGCGCCGTCCGGGACGAAGCCGGCACGCCCGTAGAACCGCCGGGCCCGGTCGTTGGCCTTCAGGACCCACAGCAGCAGGCGCGGATACCCGGCGTCGGCCGCGGTCATGTCCCGTATGCGTGCGGGGGCGCTCAACGGTCGGCGACCACCGCGAACGCCTCGATCTCCATCAGGAGTTCGGGGCGGAACAGCGCCACCACCTGCACCGCCGAGCTGGCGGGGAGACGGCCGCTGTCGAGGTGTTCGTCCCGCGCCTCGCGGATCGCGGGCAGATGGGCGATGTCGGTGACGAAGACGGTCAGCTTCACCACGTCGTCGAAGGTCGCCCCGGCGGCCTCCAGGCAGCGGCGCAGATTCTCGAAGATCTGCCGCGCCTGCGCCACCGGGTCGCCCTCCCCGACCACGTTCCCCTTCTCGTCGAAGGCGCACTGGCCGGATATCGCGATGAACCGGCCGGTGCCCCAGACCACATGGCTGTAGTTGACGCCGGGTGCGACGCCGTCGGGGGTGGCGATGTGCGTGAGCGAGGTCATGCGTCCATCCTGACCCATGCCACTGACAATCGGGCATCCGGTTCCGGTCAGAGCAGGGTGAGCTGGGTCGGTCCGGCCGGTTCCGGCTCCACGCGCTGCGGAACGCGCCGGGCCGCGCCCCGGTGCGCCGGTCCGATGCCGAACTCGGTGGCCAGGTCGTGTACTTGGCGGGTGATCCGGCGCTGGTACCACTTCGGCGCGTACGCACCCTCCGCGTACAGCCGCTCGTACCGCCGCACCAGATGCGGATGGTGCTCGGCGAGCCACCCCATGAACCACTCGCGCGCCCCCGGCCGCAGATGCAGCACCAGGGGCGTCACCGAGGTCGCGCCCGAGGCGGCGATCGCGCGGACGGTGGCGCGCAGTTGGTCGGGGTGGTCCCCGAGGAAGGGGATGACCGGCGCCATCAGGACCCCGCAGCCGATGCCGTGCCCGGTCAGCGTCCGTACGACGTCGAGGCGCCGCTCGGGCGCCGGCGTGCCCGGCTCGACCGTGCGCCACAGCGCGTCGTCCACGAACCCCACGGAGACGGAGATCCCCACCTGGGTGACCTCGGAGGCCTGCTGGAGC
Protein-coding sequences here:
- a CDS encoding adenylosuccinate lyase yields the protein MDEELRSLADRLRDEARASDAVSAYERLLSTRDQDELAAVLTERERPLWAREIAAFRLGCAGDRRAFEALVLLLNHRDPERCVSAAHALARLGDPRTARAAAALATNQLRTAYALHPVRLLTALRAPESVPALITTLRPLLSPDTPYWRVALACVEGLGELGDKRAVEALETALARPRLASAAAVALRRIA
- a CDS encoding RidA family protein; translation: MTSLTHIATPDGVAPGVNYSHVVWGTGRFIAISGQCAFDEKGNVVGEGDPVAQARQIFENLRRCLEAAGATFDDVVKLTVFVTDIAHLPAIREARDEHLDSGRLPASSAVQVVALFRPELLMEIEAFAVVADR
- a CDS encoding Rv2578c family radical SAM protein, which codes for MPLQIFVTPEFRGVTFHEVRARSIVNRVPGVSRMPFEWTVNPYRGCTHACVYCFARKTHSYLDLDTGLGFDSQIVVNVNAPELLRRHLASKRWQGAHIAMGTNVDCYQRAEGRYRLMPGIIEALRDHANPFSILTKGTLILRDLELLQQASEVTQVGISVSVGFVDDALWRTVEPGTPAPERRLDVVRTLTGHGIGCGVLMAPVIPFLGDHPDQLRATVRAIAASGATSVTPLVLHLRPGAREWFMGWLAEHHPHLVRRYERLYAEGAYAPKWYQRRITRQVHDLATEFGIGPAHRGAARRVPQRVEPEPAGPTQLTLL